The Mercurialis annua linkage group LG8, ddMerAnnu1.2, whole genome shotgun sequence genome window below encodes:
- the LOC126660329 gene encoding 60S ribosomal protein L4 encodes MAAAAVRPLVSVQSLPSQNDMATDAATTVPLPDAMKASIRPDIVSFVHSQMSNNSRQPYAVSKKAGHQTSAESWGTGRAVSRIPRVPGGGTHRAGQGAFGNMCRGGRMFAPTKIWRRWHRKINVNQKRYAVASALAASAVPSLVMARGHKVESVPELPLVISDSVEGIEKTSAAIKVLKEIGAYPDVEKAKDSHSIRPGKGKMRNRRYISRKGPLIVYGNEGAKLVKAFRNVPGVEIANVERLNLLKLAPGGHLGRFVIWTKSAFEKLDSIYGSFEKSSEKKKGYLLPRSKMVNADLARIINSDEVQSVVKPINRDVKRATLKKNPLKNLNVMLKLNPYAKAARRMSLLAEAQRIKSKKEKLDQKRVPVSKEEATAIKAAGKAWYKTMISDSDYTEFENFSKWLNVSQ; translated from the exons ATGGCCGCCGCCGCCGTCCGCCCTTTAGTCTCCGTCCAATCACTTCCATCACAAAATGATATGGCCACCGATGCCGCCACCACCGTGCCACTCCCCGACGCAATGAAGGCGTCGATCCGACCCGACATCGTGAGCTTTGTCCACTCACAGATGTCAAACAATAGCCGCCAGCCGTACGCCGTTTCTAAAAAGGCCGGTCACCAGACATCAGCAGAATCATGGGGTACTGGACGCGCCGTCTCGCGTATTCCACGTGTTCCTGGTGGCGGTACTCACCGTGCCGGTCAGGGAGCTTTTGGAAACATGTGTCGCGGAGGTCGCATGTTTGCCCCGACCAAGATCTGGCGCCGCTGGCACCGGAAGATCAACGTCAACCAGAAACGTTACGCCGTGGCGTCTGCTCTCGCCGCCTCCGCTGTGCCGTCCTTGGTTATGGCTAGGGGACATAAAGTGGAGTCAGTTCCCGAACTGCCACTGGTTATCTCAGACTCCGTTGAGGGGATTGAGAAGACATCTGCTGCTATTAAGGTTTTGAAGGAGATCGGTGCTTATCCCGATGTTGAGAAGGCGAAGGACAGCCATTCGATCCGCCCTGGGAAGGGTAAGATGAGAAACAGGCGATATATTTCACGCAAGGGTCCTTTGATTGTCTACGGAAATGAAGGTGCGAAGCTCGTGAAGGCTTTTAGGAACGTTCCTGGTGTTGAAATTGCAAACGTGGAGAGGCTCAATCTGCTGAAACTTGCCCCCGGAGGTCATTTGGGCCGATTTGTGATTTGGACCAAATCGGCTTTTGAGAAGCTGGATTCGATCTATGGGTCTTTTGAGAAGAGTTCGGAAAAGAAAAAGGGGTATCTGTTGCCGAGGTCTAAAATGGTGAACGCTGACTTGGCTAGGATTATCAATTCAGATGAGGTGCAGTCTGTGGTGAAGCCGATTAACAGAGATGTTAAGCGGGCTACATTGAAGAAGAATCCTCTGAAGAATCTGAATGTGATGCTCAAGTTGAACCCATACGCGAAGGCAGCAAGGAGAATGTCGCTTTTGGCTGAGGCTCAGCGTATTAAGTCCAAGAAGGAGAAATTGGACCAGAAAAGAGTGCCGGTTTCCAAg GAGGAGGCTACTGCGATCAAGGCCGCTGGAAAGGCGTGGTATAAAACTATGATCTCCGATAGTGATTACACCGAGTTTGAGAACTTCTCAAAGTGGCTTAATGTTAGCCAGTAA